One window from the genome of Thermodesulfobacteriota bacterium encodes:
- a CDS encoding rhomboid family intramembrane serine protease — MIPIRDAIRSKTFPVVNVLIISANILAFFWQLSLGPRLREMLLLYGIVPVRYSDPELAAQFSTFEQILPFFSSMFLHGGLMHILGNMWFLYIFGDNIEDRLGHVRYLVFYLVCGLAAGVVHLVTNWDSELPTIGASGAISGIMGAYMLLYPASRIMTLIPIFLFIQFVEIPAFLFLGYWLIIQLVSASLTPKNVGGIAFWAHIGGFVAGLLFIKIFDAIPRMGIGEGLRHYTERKRTPRLQTLSLRSYPEDDLDLYSEIWITPMEAIRGTKKLVAVPQGMRKKSVIVTIPPGVRDGTTLRLRGLGRSDPDGDRGDLFLEVRILD, encoded by the coding sequence ATGATTCCGATCCGGGACGCCATCCGCTCAAAGACCTTTCCGGTGGTCAATGTCTTGATCATCAGCGCCAACATCCTCGCCTTTTTCTGGCAACTCTCCCTCGGCCCTCGCCTCAGGGAGATGCTTCTCCTCTACGGCATTGTGCCCGTTCGCTATTCCGACCCTGAACTGGCGGCCCAGTTCAGCACCTTCGAGCAGATCCTCCCCTTCTTCTCCTCGATGTTCCTCCACGGCGGCTTGATGCACATCCTCGGAAACATGTGGTTTCTTTACATCTTCGGGGATAATATCGAAGACCGGCTGGGCCATGTCCGATATCTCGTCTTCTATCTCGTCTGCGGACTTGCCGCAGGGGTCGTCCATCTCGTCACCAACTGGGATTCAGAGCTGCCCACCATCGGAGCCAGCGGGGCCATCTCGGGAATCATGGGCGCCTATATGCTCCTCTACCCGGCCTCGAGGATCATGACCTTGATCCCGATCTTCCTCTTCATCCAGTTCGTGGAAATCCCCGCCTTCCTCTTCCTCGGTTACTGGCTCATCATCCAGCTCGTCTCCGCAAGCCTCACCCCGAAGAATGTAGGCGGTATCGCCTTCTGGGCCCATATCGGCGGTTTTGTCGCAGGCCTCCTCTTCATCAAGATCTTCGATGCCATTCCCAGGATGGGCATCGGTGAAGGGCTCCGCCATTATACCGAGCGGAAGAGGACCCCGCGACTCCAGACCCTCTCCCTGAGGTCTTATCCGGAGGACGATCTCGACCTTTACAGCGAGATCTGGATCACGCCGATGGAGGCCATAAGGGGGACCAAGAAGTTGGTCGCCGTCCCCCAGGGGATGAGGAAGAAGAGTGTGATCGTAACGATCCCACCAGGGGTCCGGGATGGGACTACCCTCCGGCTGAGGGGACTGGGACGGAGTGACCCGGACGGGGATCGAGGCGATCTCTTTCTCGAGGTGAGGATCTTGGATTAG
- a CDS encoding FAD-binding protein, whose protein sequence is MPYTEELKQLIKRVEATRPMRVEKKKRGEEFPLLSLKERQVRLEKYHPDYRPGSRVPLRVGPNKGYEIQPEMAQLLEAKSRIDPDRIDLSKVAYETDVLIIGGGGAGTAAALIAQETGAKVLMATKLRHGDANTMMAEGGIQAATKGTKDSPYYHYLDVMGGGHFKNVPELAYTLVTEAPKVLAWLENLGCMFTKFEEGRLKSLHGGGTCRKRMHYAADITGAEIMRTLRDEARNRPEIKVLEFMPAVELVLNEHGHCAGAILYNLETEEYFVVKAKAVILATGGSGRLHYQGFMTTNHYGATGDGVVLGYRAGLRVCFLHTYQYHPTGLVFPEQAEGILITEKFRGAGANVLNIDGEQFVNEREPRDVESACFIRECVEMKKGVPTPSGKVGVWLDSPMIDLLMGEGAVRREFPGKYILLKRFGIDISKEPMLVYPTLHYQNGGLEYNSRCETAIPGLYCAGEVSGGVHGENRLMGNSLLDVCVFGRIAGRNAATYAKESYKEGRLTLDHVRRYHKELEEAGIVTDRVSPMLLPDYTNPKVKERQLTTHYHGTLR, encoded by the coding sequence ATGCCATACACCGAGGAGTTAAAGCAGCTTATCAAAAGGGTCGAGGCGACCCGTCCGATGAGGGTTGAAAAGAAGAAAAGGGGCGAGGAATTTCCGCTCCTCTCTCTGAAAGAGCGGCAGGTTCGACTCGAGAAGTACCATCCCGATTACAGACCGGGGTCGAGGGTCCCCCTCCGGGTCGGGCCGAACAAAGGCTACGAGATCCAGCCGGAGATGGCCCAGCTTCTTGAAGCGAAGAGTCGCATCGACCCGGACCGGATCGATCTCTCGAAGGTCGCCTACGAGACCGACGTCCTGATCATCGGAGGAGGCGGGGCAGGGACCGCCGCAGCCCTGATCGCCCAGGAGACCGGCGCGAAGGTGCTGATGGCCACGAAATTGAGGCACGGCGATGCCAATACGATGATGGCCGAGGGTGGGATCCAGGCCGCCACCAAGGGGACCAAAGACTCTCCCTACTACCACTACCTCGATGTGATGGGAGGCGGCCATTTCAAAAACGTCCCGGAACTCGCCTATACGCTCGTCACCGAGGCCCCCAAGGTGCTCGCCTGGCTTGAAAATCTGGGCTGTATGTTTACGAAGTTCGAGGAGGGCCGCCTGAAGTCCCTCCACGGCGGCGGCACCTGCCGCAAGAGGATGCATTATGCGGCGGATATCACCGGCGCCGAGATCATGCGCACCCTGAGGGACGAGGCAAGAAACCGGCCCGAAATTAAAGTCCTTGAATTTATGCCCGCCGTGGAGTTGGTGCTCAACGAGCACGGCCACTGCGCCGGTGCCATCCTCTACAACCTCGAAACCGAAGAATACTTCGTCGTCAAGGCCAAGGCCGTCATCCTGGCCACCGGAGGCTCCGGAAGGCTCCATTATCAGGGGTTCATGACGACCAACCATTACGGGGCCACCGGCGACGGGGTCGTCCTCGGTTACCGGGCGGGGTTGAGGGTCTGTTTCCTCCACACCTACCAGTACCACCCCACAGGGTTGGTCTTTCCCGAACAGGCCGAGGGCATCCTCATCACCGAGAAATTTCGGGGGGCCGGGGCGAACGTCCTCAATATCGACGGTGAGCAGTTCGTCAACGAGCGCGAGCCCCGAGACGTGGAATCCGCCTGTTTCATCCGGGAATGTGTGGAGATGAAGAAGGGGGTGCCCACGCCTTCGGGCAAGGTGGGAGTCTGGCTCGACTCTCCCATGATCGATCTCTTGATGGGAGAGGGGGCGGTGAGACGGGAATTTCCGGGCAAATATATCCTCCTCAAGCGATTCGGGATCGACATCTCCAAGGAGCCGATGCTCGTCTACCCGACCCTTCACTACCAGAACGGAGGGCTGGAATATAACAGCAGGTGCGAGACCGCCATCCCCGGCCTCTACTGCGCAGGGGAAGTTTCAGGAGGGGTGCACGGCGAGAATCGCTTGATGGGGAATTCTCTCCTCGACGTCTGCGTCTTCGGAAGGATTGCGGGCAGGAATGCGGCGACCTATGCAAAGGAGAGCTATAAGGAGGGGAGGCTCACCCTCGACCATGTCCGGAGATACCATAAAGAGCTCGAGGAGGCCGGAATCGTGACCGATCGGGTCTCGCCCATGCTCCTTCCCGATTATACGAATCCCAAAGTCAAGGAACGCCAGCTCACGACCCACTATCATGGAACGCTCCGTTAA
- a CDS encoding 4Fe-4S dicluster domain-containing protein, with protein sequence MVQEEKKEELIPVYIMGKRYDVPASLTIQKAMEYAGYQLIRGCGCRGGICGACGTVYRFPGSYKIEVGLACQTLVQPHMYLAQIPFFPATKSIYDIEKVKPSIETLVKHYPELLRCLQCNTCTKSCPMDIEVMDYIAAAMRGDIARLAQLSFDCVMCGLCTARCPAELCQYNIAILGRRLYGKYLAPRAEHLAAMVKAVEEGKYEQMLRELMDADEETLKALYSEREIEPEQADEDWVPKDQRYL encoded by the coding sequence ATGGTTCAGGAGGAAAAGAAGGAGGAATTGATCCCCGTCTACATCATGGGAAAGCGCTACGACGTCCCGGCCTCCCTCACCATTCAGAAGGCGATGGAGTATGCGGGTTATCAACTCATCCGGGGGTGCGGATGTCGGGGTGGAATCTGCGGGGCCTGCGGGACGGTTTATCGATTTCCAGGAAGCTATAAGATCGAGGTGGGATTGGCCTGCCAGACCCTCGTCCAACCCCATATGTATCTGGCCCAGATCCCCTTCTTCCCGGCGACCAAGAGCATCTACGACATCGAGAAGGTGAAGCCCTCCATCGAAACGCTCGTCAAACATTATCCGGAGCTTCTCCGATGCCTCCAGTGCAATACCTGCACCAAGTCCTGCCCGATGGACATCGAGGTGATGGACTACATCGCGGCGGCCATGAGAGGCGACATCGCCCGCCTCGCCCAGCTCTCCTTCGACTGCGTCATGTGCGGCCTCTGCACGGCGAGGTGCCCTGCCGAGCTCTGCCAGTATAACATCGCCATCCTGGGCAGGCGCCTCTATGGAAAGTATCTCGCCCCTCGGGCCGAACACCTGGCCGCGATGGTCAAGGCCGTCGAGGAGGGCAAGTATGAACAGATGCTCCGGGAGTTGATGGATGCCGACGAGGAAACCTTGAAGGCCCTGTACAGTGAAAGGGAGATCGAGCCGGAGCAGGCGGATGAGGACTGGGTTCCGAAGGACCAACGTTACCTGTGA